A window of Halobacillus naozhouensis genomic DNA:
TCGCGGGGGGCAGCCGGTCGACTCTTGTCGCACGCAATCTAAAGGGATTACAGCTAACAACTGTGATCCCTTTCTTTTTTGTATTTTTATCGCACCTGCTTCTATAAAAGGATGATCTTCAAAAAACAGAAATGCCGAGAGGAAGTAGTAATCCAGTTATGATTGTCAGGGATAAAAATATAATAAGTATAACGGGTAAAAACTGTGGTGTATCTTCCTTTAATTTGTGCATGAAGTATAGCTCGATTAAACCTATACTGCTCATGCCTAAAAATACCTTAAATAGACTGCCGAGGGATACCGGCTGCATACCAAGTGAAAAGCCCCCAGATACAATCGCTGCAAGGTATAAAAGACGCAGCATGTAATGCATGATGGTGGCGGTTTTCTTATTAGATGTATTATACAAATGATTCACAGCGATAAGCAGCAAAATGATGACCGAAATCGAAGCAAGATGAATAGGAACGAACATAGATATTACCCCACACTGATTAATTTAATATATTTAGATATTACTTAACAGTTTAGCAAATATCAGAAGGGAAATGAATGTGCAAGGGTTGCGAATATTTTTCCAGATAAGGATCTCACTGAGTTGTTTCTTACTTAACATGGTGGAATCCTAAAATAAAATGAGGGATTTTTTAAATAATGGAATTCTATTATGCGAAGATTTATAGCCAATAAAAAGGAACTATCGTATAAGCTGCCCATCATAAGTTCGTCATCTTTACTGGTAAAAAAGAAATATAACGATTGAATTTTCAGAATAATTGAGATATAGTAAAATAAGACAGAAATAGTTTCACTTCAAGATAATTAATCAACTGGTTTCGTTTAAAAAAGAGAAGAGGGGGAGAGCTAATTCATTGTAGTGACTGCATTTTTGTAAGCGTTATCAATAAGCGTCCGTAAACGTTTTTACCAGGGGGAGGAAACTATGATAAACAGAGTGTGGACAAAACATTATCCTGAACATATTCAGAATGAAGTCGAGATTCCGAATGTGCCGCTTACCGCCATATTGCAACAGTCCGTCGAGCGTTTTCCGAATAACCCGGCGCTATCTTTTTGTGGGAACGAAATCACGTATAAAGAGTTAGGCCTGCAAACAGGTGCCTTTGCGTCTGCCCTTCAACAAAATGGGGTCAACAAAGGGGACCGTGTAGCGATTATGCTTCCGAACTGTCCTCATTATGTGATCAGTTATTATGGGACGTTAACTGCAGGGGCTGTGGTAACGCAGGTGAATCCAATGCTAGTGGGCCGTGAACTGGAGCATATTTTATCAGATTCTGGAGCGGAAACGATCGTGATCTATGCTCCACTCGTTCCAGTTCTTGAAAAGGTAAAAAACAATACATCGATCAAAAAGGTAATTGTGGTTGAATTCAATGGACATGATAAGCCAGTAAATAATGAAACGGAATTCTCCGCTTTTTTACAAGGAGCTCAAGGTGCACCAAAAGCTGTTTCCATAGACCCGCAGGAAGATCTTGCCGTCCTGCAATATACAGGAGGCACAACAGGACGCTCAAAAGGAGCTATGCTCACACACCGAAATGTGGTGGCTAACGTTGTGCAGACGAATGAATTTTTCAAAGACGAAGTTCAAATGGGGCAAGAGCGTTATTTAACGGTGATCCCGCTTTTTCATGTGTTTGGCATGACCTCCTGTATGAACCTGTCTATGCTCACAGGGTCAAAGAATATTATGCTGCCGCGTTTTGAGCTTGAGGAAGTGCTGCAAACGATTAAGAAAGAGCAGCCGACCTTCTTCCCTGGTGTGCCGACGATGTATGTGGCGATAACCAATCATCCTAAAGCAGAGGACTATGGCATTGACAGCATTCGTGTGTGCAATAGCGGCAGTGCCCCAATGCCGCAGGAGTTAATGCGCAATTTTGAAGCGAAAACCGGTGCAAAAGTTTTTGAAGGCTACGGTTTATCAGAA
This region includes:
- a CDS encoding DUF1516 family protein, with the translated sequence MFVPIHLASISVIILLLIAVNHLYNTSNKKTATIMHYMLRLLYLAAIVSGGFSLGMQPVSLGSLFKVFLGMSSIGLIELYFMHKLKEDTPQFLPVILIIFLSLTIITGLLLPLGISVF
- a CDS encoding long-chain-fatty-acid--CoA ligase codes for the protein MINRVWTKHYPEHIQNEVEIPNVPLTAILQQSVERFPNNPALSFCGNEITYKELGLQTGAFASALQQNGVNKGDRVAIMLPNCPHYVISYYGTLTAGAVVTQVNPMLVGRELEHILSDSGAETIVIYAPLVPVLEKVKNNTSIKKVIVVEFNGHDKPVNNETEFSAFLQGAQGAPKAVSIDPQEDLAVLQYTGGTTGRSKGAMLTHRNVVANVVQTNEFFKDEVQMGQERYLTVIPLFHVFGMTSCMNLSMLTGSKNIMLPRFELEEVLQTIKKEQPTFFPGVPTMYVAITNHPKAEDYGIDSIRVCNSGSAPMPQELMRNFEAKTGAKVFEGYGLSETSPVTHCNPLFAERKPGSVGIGVPSTEYKIVDVGEGVEEVPTGETGEVIIRGPQVMKGYWNMPEETATTLRDGWLYTGDIARVDDEGYLYMIDRKKDLIIASGYNIYPRDVEEVLYEHEAVQEAVVVGVPDSYRGETVRAVVVLKEGGSATEEELIAYCRQNMASFKVPRELEFRKELPKSNVGKILRRTIREEVTKQT